Sequence from the Xiphophorus maculatus strain JP 163 A chromosome 16, X_maculatus-5.0-male, whole genome shotgun sequence genome:
TCCATACCCAAAATAATTCCACACCCTAACTCCAGCCAGTAGCGGCTGAGTGAAtgtggtctggactctgtggaggagagtcatggtttcagagacgctgtagaaggacagaagtCCTGCTGTGTGATCCAGGTAAACTCCTAGTCTGGAGGAAACTGGATCTGAGATGGAGGTCCAGATGTTGTTGTGACCAAATTTAGAACCTTTACAATCTAAAGCCCAAGATTTGTCATTATATCCAAATCCACATTCATTgccacttcctgctctgctgataTTCTTGTATGCGACTGATacagaaacattcattttccactccacctcccagtaacaacgtccagtcagactctctctACTCAGAACTTGGTATCTATTAGtgaatctgtctggatgattAGAATAAGACTGACTGTCTATCATCAATCTCACCTTCCTGTTCCCCTCTGATAATTTCAGCAggatgtttgctgtgtttcgATCCAGTGTAATGTCACATGAATATTTCAAGAACCCAGCTCTggtctttggttctggttctgacagcagaacatccacctcagtgaccatcagtgagatgtttgtccATGAGTTTCTCAGGATGTCCTGTAGtttctctctgagctctgacacagctgctgtcacgtcctcaaagtgtctcagaggacggatgttgatgctggatgagtgtgtagactcactgagtgctggcagtgaggggtagttgaggagaaactggttgtgatcctctgtgtgtgagagctgctccagctcagcgtctttcctcttcagctcagtgatctcctgctccagcttctcctgaacatctttgactcgactcacttcagtttcctgctgggatctgatctgctgcttcacctcagagcttcttttctggaggagacggatcagctgggtgaagatcttctcactgtcctccactgttttatcagcagagcgactgatggcctccacctcctgttgaagcagcttcacatcttcctctctgtcctggattctctgctggatgtttccttgtctctcctccagctctctctgcctctcagtccTTTCTGTTGCAGCTGACACTGTGTCATGACCTTTATGTTCCTCCATTAAACAGATGAGACAGACGCACTTCTGATCAGTACGACAgaacatcttcatcacctcatcatgacgagagcagatgttctcctgCAGGTTCTTGGTCGGctccaccagcttgtgtttcttCATTCCAGGAACATCAAGGTGAGGTTGGAGGTGATTCTTACAGTAGGAAACCAGACAGACTAAACAGGACTTgatggctttcagttttcttccagtgcagaaatcacaggccacatcttcaggtccagcatagcagtggtcagcagcagcagcagcagcagcttggagTCCAGTCTTCTTCAGCTGTTCCACTAGAGCTGCTAGCATGGTGTTCTTCTTTAGCACAGGCCTCGGTGTGAATGTCTCCCTGcactgagggcagctgtggatTCCCTTCTGATCCTCTTCATCCCACTGGGTTTTAATACACTTCATAcagtagctgtgtccacagGAAGTGGTCACCGGAtccttcagtagatccagaCAGATGGAACAGGAGAAAGTTTCTGGGTCCAGCTGATTCTCCTCCATTTCTGCTCTCAGTCACAGTGACTGTGTGAGTTTCAtttcctgaaaacagaaactgggttgagctctgagctgtgagtcaCATGTCAGAGCAGAGaggcagcagccaatcagctttcACCTTCAGCAGCCGTTGGATCCACCCAGATTGAAGGCGTGTTTGAGcaggaagaagagagagaaatatgAGGCTTAGAGAGAAAGACTGGAAGATGATGAACTGAATGAGTGGAAGAAGAAGAGAGTCTGGTTGTCCTCTGTTATTTATTAATAGAACAGGAAGTAATGAAGAAAATGCAACAACGTTAATGgatatattttccaaaatacataaataatatgtTCATACAATAGAggcaactttttattttaagtaaattagGAAATAATATAAGATAGtgtcattaaaatgtatttttttaatcgtTGAGTTCAGATGTGGTTTGAGGAAAGTTAAAATGTCAACTCCAGGAAATGATCAAATCTGGTATATAATGATAAATGAACTCAGTGAATATCCAAAGTGAATCTTATTGGACTTGTTTAACAATGTATGGGAATGAAAACCCTTATGTTACATTAGTAAAAGTTACTAAAGATGTTATAGTAGTACTAAAACCAAAATCTtggaaaaattataaacattcaTATTTCAATCCGTTTTGTCATCAACTTGCTGGAACAATATTCACATGACAGGTCTGATCAGACACAATATGCTGTCAGGATAACAAATTACGTATCATGCTggtctgtcatataaaatcccaatacaTTGAACTGAAGTTGGTGGCTGTTGTCTGATAATAGATAAaacagttaaacattttaaaaataatatactgtattttatagtAATGTTGGGAACACTCCcagacaaaacataaagaaaataaaaaatatatactgtatattacaGTAATTCCTTATAAAatagtataaaaataataagagctaaaaacaaacattaactCTAAAGTTAAGGCTATTTATTTGAATATCTGGAAACTTTACTAATCCGCATTGGTGCAGCTTTCTAAAGCTGTCAGCAGGGGGCAGAGTCACACCGCCGCACAGAGAGTGCGACATGGTTCCAGGGACCCTGGAAAAATGAAGATGAATTTTTCTCAGTGATGAGAGCCAGCCTGTCTGTGGATGTGTTTGTCTGTGTCAGCTCCGTTCATTCGGAGCTGTGGAAAAGGAGAGAACATTGCGTCTGCATCCAGGGGGGTTAGATTCCATCAGAGAGGCGAGTGGGTGGACTCAGTGAAACTTATGCAACAGAGAAGTGGACAGGAAACAGATCTGGTTTCTCACACTATATATCTGTATATGTGTACTGTATGCAGACGGACTCTTTTTAAAGCTCTCCACAGTCGTTGCCACGCTAATCTGGTTTAATCCAAGGAAACCTATTCCTGTTTGCATGATTTTGTTCGGCCTCTTTCTCGTTGAAAGCCATTTAGTAAATTACATattcatgcacacactcacacaataCCTAGCGCACACACTGCGCCTTCTGTTAGCACCAGTCAAACCTCCCAGCCATAAATTTTTCATGGATTCATCCTCTGATCCATCACACGTTGCCAGATTTGCAGCCTCCCTCGACGTTGGTCCTTTTCTTCCAGCTACTAATTtcgtttctgttattttatgtcCAATCCaggttattgtttttgttgttacacCTCAAAGTTCAACTTGCCCTATTGATATagtttctcatgaaaataaaagaatatattttcaccctgacagattttttcttggttttgtttttgcgtCACGCTTAGATGTTTCACATCATCGAACCAATGTTAACGCCAAACAAATGTAACCCGAATAATTACAGTCTGTAGATGCCCCCAAACCTCCCTGGTTCGGCCCGGTTGGCAGTAGCAGCTGCCAGGAAGTTCTTACAATAACTTTAAACGCGTCTTCCACATCATTCTTCTTtccaaaattgttttaaatcagttacGCTTCAAGGCTTTCCTGCATAAACGGCCTGACTGAGGTAATGAAACTGCATCTCAATCGGGACTTTGACTAGGTGGTTCCAATCAATTACATCCAGATAAATCCAGAGTCCATCACTCTACCACCCCCATGTCaaagttatatttatattctttttatGAAATCCTGGATTAGCTTTCTGTCAGCTATAACAGGAGACACgcctatttattttttgccagcAGTTTTATTCTCTATCAAACTCTTCTATTGTTGCCATTTCTATCTATCCTGATCGTGAACTCTGACCTTAGCTAAAATGGCGAGCCTCGCCCTGCTCTAGCTGTCGTCCTGAAGCCTTCTGTGACCTCCTGGATGGATCGCTGATGCACTCTTGGAGCAACGTCTGGGCAtgatgtgttcttttttttaagatacttGCTTCACGTTGCCAGACATGGTTCTGTTTATCTGGTTCCTTCACTCTACTGGTCAGGCaagtgaaacaaataaaaggagaCAGAAATGTGGTTAATCAAAGTTAATAACTGATTCAACATAAGACTAGGTTGGctttgatagattttttttttttttttacttttacaaacaaGAACATCACTTGAAATTAGCATTTTGCACCAGGCTGGCTTTGACTAAAATGGAGGTTATTTTGgacctgaaacatttaaaagtgtCAAAGCAAAATTAGGCGATTAGATTCAAGTGTGTTCAGATACACCATATATTGGATTGCTGCTAAATACATCTTGTGTTCGATTGTACCATGTACTTGTCAGTGATGTTGCAGTTGTTATTACTATATACTTTGTGTCTTTTCTCTATTTCTGCAGACTTCTAGGGTAATGTCTTGTATTCCCTATTCTTATTTCCCTTCTCTACTCTTTCTCCTCCTAAACATTTTCCTCACCTTTCTTCCCATTTTTGCCATCTCCACGTCcctgtttatttgaaataaagctaagttGCGTATATTTGTCAAGTGGAACGTCATGAAGAAAGCCGCAACGCtccacttgtgaaagtaaatcagTTGAGCCTCACCTTGGATCTCTGACAACAATTCTGAGCGCCACACTGCCAGATAAcgttaaaaaattttaaaaattgaagaaATCTGTAAGTGAGGAAATACTTTTGTCCACTGAAatccagttttgtttgtttttctggctgAATGTGAGCAAGAGTGAGGATGGTGCcctaaatgtgtgttcatgtggGTTAATTCTAAAGGACAGAACTATTAAAGATTAACAACAGAGCACCATGTTTTATTGAGACGAGCCACATTCACAGGCATATGGCTCAAAACACAGACCTACTTAAATATTCGCTCTTGTGTGCAGGCTTTATTTCCGCCTGGCAAAAAGAACctattttctttagaaacagCTTTTTGCTGCAGTGTTGCAAtactgaaaagaagaaaatcttgaACAAGAgtgtttaaaatttttctttacGCTTTTATTTGACATGATTTCGTCTATTGTCTTTGAATCTGTGCTTCTTAAAGAAGGTGCAGTCGCTTCTTTTTGGTACTATCTCACTGCCCAGGAGCTAGCGTAAAACAGGAGCTCCAGTATCGTCAAAGGTCCACACAGCTATGAGGGGAATCTGAACTAAATGCTTAATGCTGTATGCAACCTACTGCCAAAGCAAAAAGCTTGGACATATGCATGTGTGGACTCACAGGACCCCTGGGGGCGTTTCAGAGCACGGTAGAGAAACACCGTGGAGACTTTGGATTCTGGTTCTGATAGTAAGGAGGCTCCTGGAGGGTTATTTTCAAGATGCTTTGTGAGTTgctaagattttaaattgtgcttGTTCCAAGATATCGTAAAGAATTTGATCAGATCTGGCATCATGCTTTCTCACCAATGCACCACAAACCACTCAACatagacaagaaaaaaacagtaataagCAACAAAGGTAGCAAAACTGAACAACAATAAAACGGAGTGATAAGCTTGTTCCAAATAATCACTTCACAAAGTGTATAAATAGGCATGTAATAACAAATGTGACTGTTGAGGATGATATAGCATTTTAATGCATGTTTTGCCATTGACATATGGTGGAAGCATAGCTAACGTTAGCTACTGCCAAAGCAGCTAATGTTAGCGACTTTAGCGGTAGTCACGCTGCTAATGCTCCTAAAGTTATCATTAGCTAACTTAGCATTAGCCTTTATTAAATACTGTGTTGACATAGAGCTTAAGTTTGAGCAAAGCTAATATCTACATTTAGTGCTTTAAGGTTAGCGCAGCTAACTTCTTTAGCTAGCGCTGCCCAACACtgttcagaggtttgttagagaccAAACaggctttgttttgatttctttgtatGTGTGGATTACTTGGGATGTTACCAACATCCAGTATGAATTTTATGTTCAATACTTGTTTTATTCGCTGCACCCACAATGAAGGAACGACCAGGACATGCAAGAGAGATTGTATCTGCTGGCCGGCTTGAACAATCTTGATCTTCTCTTACATAGAGAATATCGAGAAGAAGGTCAGTGAGGAATTTGGTCAAGGAGCTGAGACCATGACTTTGTCCACATTAGCAGTAGAAGATGAAATGTAACGTCACCAGGGAAAATGAAAGCTTTGATGTGTTAATTGAAATATTGGGGAAATATACTCATAAACACGCTCTGtagaagagaaggagaaagccTGTTTTTAAAATCGTTTTTAACTGGGGAGTAACTGGCAGAGGAGCTGCTGACTGTgtcactcctcctcctcttttccttTGTGTCTGTGTCCTCTGAGAGAAATCTTTCTACTCTTCTGCAGGTTTACACCCACACAGCACACTATCATCTGCATAGCCACGATATGCCATGCTGCTCTGGGCGTGCAAAATGCACCCTGTTGCTGTCACTGGTACAATGAGTGGATCATATACACAACCCGGTGGGGTTCTAGTTCTTGACGTGAGACTTTGAGATCTCCAAAGCCGTCAGCGCTCCTGTTTCCTCTGAGTGGAAATAATATCAACGGTTTGAGTTCTGAGTCTGATGGAGAATCTGTGGAGGGGGCAAAAACTTAGGGTGATGGAAACAAGCAAAACGCTGGTTATAAGAAGAGGCTGATCGTTGAAATGCTAACAGAGATTTCTTTTATTGATTAAATAGGAATGTTATCAAAAGTATAGCATCCCATTTTTgataaatctgacattttaacCTAATTTTACTGTCAGAAACAAATTTCTTCTTTAGGTGAAAAGGGTTATCAAAAATCAATCTCTGTTTTGAATCAGCATTTTGCTGTGCTACATcaaagtgttgctttttgaaTGTAACAAACTACATTTTGATGATGTAATAATGATCAAAATTGATTCTAAACATGATCACTCCTGTGTTTCTGAAGGCCAAAATAAACAGCTACAAACAGCAACTTTGAGAAATCAGACTCCGTCTCCGTGGAAATCAGGATTCGCCGTCTCGGCAATAAGTACCATTGATTTTgttacaaaaatcaaaaatatatcaTGTTAATGCCagaactgtcagatgacttcaCTACCCTGTTAAAATAAGTCAAGCACAGTCCAAATACTTTGGACTATGTTTCTTTccttgtggaaagtttctgtttacatCTAAGAAGGAATGGAGAGAGATGGAAGTAAACAGAGTaattttgcgaggtaacgcaaaaaaagaaaaaaaaatcccccatgtCCTCTAGGGGGCTCCGTAGTCCCCCAAGTTACTGTAATTTACATGCAACCATCAAGCTAATTGTCTCATATCGAATCAGAGCTTCAATATCTCAGGCATCAAACTCAACTTTGTGAAGCTGCAGCCTAAACAGGGAATGTTTACCAAAAGAACGCCCCAAAATGTGAATTACTGCAgccaaaaacaaacttctgagcATCCATCTAAACAACCTGAACGCAAACAGTGCATCTgttggttgccatggtgattatGGATGCGCGACTCCCACAGTGACAGCTCAGAGACCATGCTGTGTAAACACAGGCTCCCCTGAGAGTGGGACAACCGGTAATGACGCCCTcggagggggggaaaaaaaaaacatatctacaaacacacacattaaagcCACCAGAGACACGGGCGCTTGATTTGTTAACGACTCCTGCATGGCTGCCTCCCTCCCACTTTCACCCTCTGGTTTTCTCACTTCTATCTATACCTGTCCTTTGCAACCCCTGCCTCTTCATCCGGCCTACAGTATTCTCCCTTATTCAGCCAAAACTGGGCCACTGAGTGCAGCCCAGCTACACTCACGGGaaagcacatacacacacgtgCGTGGGCTCACATACCCGCGCACGGAGCGAGTCAATGCTAATTATCTCCACAAACAGGCCTCGGCTTGCTCTGCagcgtgtgtgcgtgtttggGGTGAGAGCGGGGCAGGGTGCTGTTAACTAACCGGCGTGtcaggatttctttttctgtcctcATTTACGGAAATGAAGTTTGCCCCCTGAGCGACCCACATCTCCCGACGCACTGGTGGCAAGAGACGAGGGGGAAGGGAGGCGGAAACTATATGGAAGGGCCACATCCGTTAATTTATACATGAGGAACGTCAGAACGGGCAGAGGAGGACGAGGGACTGCGACAAAGTGAGGCcggggagggagagagagagagagacgcagAACTGAGAGAGAGATTATGAGCGATGAGTGCTCCGAGCAAGTCAGAGTTGAACTTTACCATGTAAGGGAAAGAGATGAGGCCAATTGCAGACCGTCAGTGCTGGTGTCGGATCATTAATGAAGATCTTCATGCAGCACCTTGATCTCCTCTCCATAAACTGCAATACTTCCAGGAGAGCTGTGAAACTGCTAGTGATTCTTCCTCAAGTCAGTGTCTATCCTGAGTCCTCTATTCTAACCTACACTAATAGATCTACGTCAATAAGCACAGTGAGAGAACCAGGTCAACCGACCTCTTTAATAGGCCGAACCAGGTTGGACTCGCTTTTTCCCTTTAAGAATGCCTTAAATGGCAGAGACTGGAAAAGGGTTCTGGAAACATTCTTCAGATATTTTGGTCTATATTGACATAATGGCATCATGGTTTATTCAGATTTGTCATCTGTACACTATCCATTCCAAAGGTGATCTGTTGGATTGACGTGGTCTCATCTACACAAGGCCGTTCACCTAAACTTAGTCCCGCTTCTCAATGGTAAATTAAGTGTGCGTTCACTCTattccactttaatcaaactcgtTTGTTTGCCCTAGACAGTCCAGTTCGTTTGGGGAAATGCATAattgaactctgatgtggaccagaAAAGCAAACACTGGTCGGCCTAAAAGCCAAGGTCTCTCTGTTCAGTTGAcatgaactctggtgtggtttgaatgcatacgTGAAGGCTAAGTGGACAgaagaccactccaaaagcagaaagcaaaGTATAgcacagggaattctgggtaaatgcaaccaaaacaaggGCATGTATCTAGAGCTAGTGGGAGAAAAGACTCATGGTCGtttccaaagacaaaagagaaatccttcaacCGCTAAACCTCACTCCATTTTTGTTGGAGGAAGTCGCACtcggtgtcttcttcagaggtttttgtgtcatgcCCTTCAGTGGCTCTTGGTGCAGCACCCCCACAGTCGAGGGGGGAAACTGGTTTCTcaaagtgtttggtttgtttgacacagtgcagtgtgaaagcgaaccgtaccagcagaaaatgtaagaaatgtcgcagttttggtccccaatcaccACTTGACCAAACTCTAAGGTGTAAAAACACCTTAACTTTGTTTTGTCGAAGATTAAATGCTTTTGCTTATAGATGTACAATAACATCTATCAGAAAATGGGACTGTCTGTCTTTCAGCCCAGGTTCTTAAAGGACATCCTCATCTTATGGACACAAAAGTTGGtgttaaaagcaaaaactgactAATCGGTACGTCAGTCCACACCTCCAGAGTTTCAAAAGTCCTACAGTCGAGTAGTGATGTGTGAGTAGCTGAGCGTGCTTTGAGAGAGTTAAGCGTATTCTTGTCATCCCAGTGTTTTTTTGGGGATGGTCACCGTGGGTTGACTGTCTCTCACAAGAGTACTTGTCTGCTCCGAAAAGCAAGTTGTTTATTTCACATTGCTACTAATTTCCTCTCTTGTATCAACTTTAAACACCTGGCAAAATTTCAAAAGAAGTTCATGAAGCTTGCTTTACGTGAGATTAAAATAACATGTCCTGGTCAAAGATAACGCCAAGTGTATTTACATTTGTTCTGGAGGTCAATTACTATAACCCCATCAAGAGAAGTAGCGGGATGCATCCAGTACCTCAAGTCTTAATACAGCCACTTCTgtcttttctgaattttaaagcagaacaaaTTTTTATATCTCTACATCTTACTGATAATATGATTGACTGGTTGGATTTATCAGGATTTATAAGTATATGAATGTCTCTGTATCATTAGCATAGCAATGGAAGTTATCCAATGCCGGCCAGTGTTTCATGAAGGCAtgtatacagtgaaccctcgtttttcacCGGTTTGCGTTccgaaaagaacccgtgatagaCGAAATCTgtgaagtagttttttttacaattattataaagcataattaaatactcaaCATTGAATCCaaagaacaaaatctgttttcaggcccaagcattcttttaaacaaatagaacgctttcttacaaataactacagtaaaataatcattttagtcatcaatacgaagtacagtaggacaaattgtgactcgtgtatttcactgttcctctgactgtgacgctgcggcTTGACTCcgctcttctttttcttctgcagcctgtggtgcaggtgtgttttttgggagaagaacatagttatctctagctgttgtcgctcttttttcttctgggcaaaaatatttcccaaaatttgccaagctgtattaagtatatttaaatacggtaacgttattggcacacaggtagagaagaagcgtggagactgtttagccaatcaggatgcagaacacaatgcactgtgaaaaaaaactccGCGAA
This genomic interval carries:
- the LOC111611550 gene encoding tripartite motif-containing protein 16-like — its product is MEENQLDPETFSCSICLDLLKDPVTTSCGHSYCMKCIKTQWDEEDQKGIHSCPQCRETFTPRPVLKKNTMLAALVEQLKKTGLQAAAAAAADHCYAGPEDVACDFCTGRKLKAIKSCLVCLVSYCKNHLQPHLDVPGMKKHKLVEPTKNLQENICSRHDEVMKMFCRTDQKCVCLICLMEEHKGHDTVSAATERTERQRELEERQGNIQQRIQDREEDVKLLQQEVEAISRSADKTVEDSEKIFTQLIRLLQKRSSEVKQQIRSQQETEVSRVKDVQEKLEQEITELKRKDAELEQLSHTEDHNQFLLNYPSLPALSESTHSSSINIRPLRHFEDVTAAVSELREKLQDILRNSWTNISLMVTEVDVLLSEPEPKTRAGFLKYSCDITLDRNTANILLKLSEGNRKVRLMIDSQSYSNHPDRFTNRYQVLSRESLTGRCYWEVEWKMNVSVSVAYKNISRAGSGNECGFGYNDKSWALDCKGSKFGHNNIWTSISDPVSSRLGVYLDHTAGLLSFYSVSETMTLLHRVQTTFTQPLLAGVRVWNYFGYGSSAEFIKPN